One window of Luteolibacter sp. Y139 genomic DNA carries:
- a CDS encoding adenylate/guanylate cyclase domain-containing protein — protein sequence MDLQLAPDQRDRVEEFRRKHRIGLLTLLFTDMVGSTRLKQALGDKDGFDRIQQHHALVRQLLAAFPEGEEIGTSGDSFFLVFAKPSDAVKFSLLLQSRLRDLTANPDAPLQDRIGIHIGEVIIEERPGTSKPKDLYGIQVDICARVMSLGQGDQILMTRASFDNARQVLRGPELAEAELGPLTWTSHGPYLLQGVDEPLEVCEVGETGRAHLTPPADSSKARRAETQTSPLTKPNPTPPNTTAEKENPTQTQQRQPIRRWVIPLQITIVILGILIPMGVRNGWFHPKSPATELLRCTFETTEGYQAGQPVSGHGGWQRGAWKTQLPAGGEGIATGLLDGSSQQDGSPQQAFLGSVPGQTTPGVHASLRRTVTFTPASNSNSQATVDLHWRQQIKDSTDGIRNRFEWLFYNQSQQLLGGLLFDNATTHIMSRRPDNTLADTGLTFERGRTYPIQLHLDFHAKTWTATIDKASLGPFPLSPSDRDQPMNLGAISMTWWSVPENATTPNAPLTGNNLMAFDDLVITAPK from the coding sequence ATGGACCTCCAGCTCGCCCCCGACCAACGCGACCGCGTCGAGGAGTTCCGCCGCAAGCACCGCATCGGCCTGCTCACCCTGCTCTTCACCGACATGGTCGGCTCCACCCGCCTCAAGCAGGCCCTCGGCGACAAGGACGGCTTCGATCGCATCCAGCAGCACCACGCCCTCGTCCGCCAGCTCCTCGCCGCCTTCCCCGAGGGCGAGGAAATCGGCACCTCCGGCGACTCCTTCTTCCTCGTCTTCGCCAAGCCCTCCGATGCCGTCAAATTCTCCCTCCTCCTCCAGTCCCGCCTCCGCGATCTAACAGCAAACCCCGATGCTCCACTCCAGGACCGCATCGGCATCCACATCGGCGAGGTCATCATCGAGGAACGCCCCGGCACCTCCAAGCCGAAGGACCTCTACGGCATCCAGGTCGACATCTGCGCCCGCGTCATGTCCCTCGGCCAGGGCGACCAGATCCTCATGACCCGCGCCTCCTTCGACAATGCCCGCCAGGTCCTCCGCGGCCCCGAACTCGCCGAAGCCGAACTCGGCCCCCTCACCTGGACCAGCCACGGCCCCTATCTCCTCCAGGGCGTCGATGAACCACTCGAAGTCTGCGAAGTCGGCGAAACCGGCCGCGCCCACCTCACCCCGCCCGCCGACTCCAGCAAAGCCCGCCGCGCCGAAACGCAAACCTCCCCTCTAACAAAACCCAACCCCACACCACCCAACACCACCGCGGAAAAAGAGAACCCAACCCAAACCCAACAGCGCCAGCCAATCCGCCGCTGGGTAATCCCACTCCAGATCACCATCGTCATCCTCGGCATCCTCATCCCCATGGGCGTTCGCAATGGCTGGTTCCACCCCAAATCCCCCGCCACCGAACTCCTCCGCTGCACCTTCGAAACCACCGAAGGCTACCAAGCCGGCCAACCCGTCAGCGGCCACGGCGGCTGGCAACGCGGCGCCTGGAAAACCCAACTCCCCGCCGGCGGCGAAGGCATCGCCACCGGCCTATTGGACGGTTCCTCCCAACAAGACGGCTCCCCCCAACAAGCCTTCCTCGGCAGCGTCCCCGGCCAAACCACCCCCGGCGTCCACGCCTCCCTCCGCCGCACCGTCACCTTCACCCCCGCCTCTAACAGCAACAGCCAAGCCACCGTCGACCTCCACTGGCGCCAGCAAATCAAGGACTCCACCGACGGCATCCGCAATCGCTTCGAATGGCTCTTCTACAACCAGAGCCAACAACTCCTCGGCGGCCTCCTCTTCGACAACGCCACCACCCACATCATGTCCCGCCGCCCCGACAACACCCTCGCCGACACCGGCCTCACCTTCGAGCGCGGCCGCACCTACCCCATCCAGCTCCACCTCGACTTCCACGCCAAAACCTGGACCGCCACCATCGACAAAGCATCCCTCGGCCCCTTCCCCCTTTCCCCCTCCGACCGCGACCAGCCCATGAACCTCGGCGCCATCTCCATGACCTGGTGGAGCGTCCCCGAAAACGCCACCACCCCGAACGCCCCCCTCACCGGCAACAACCTCATGGCCTTCGACGACCTCGTCATCACCGCCCCCAAGTAA
- a CDS encoding EF-hand domain-containing protein, translating into MKTLVLPLMLVAGISQAVPPGGLTSAPAFLDVNGDGLISEAERQAYTESRANANAQGQGGKLWDGNGDGTVDESERQVAVAELKKRMDTKVASLFEELAGDDGLLTLKEFSTLPRFDHRPPQVAANLFSHLDTDGDGVVTLEEFFKETGRGKPPAGETGHPR; encoded by the coding sequence ATGAAGACTCTCGTCCTTCCCCTGATGCTGGTGGCGGGGATCTCCCAGGCGGTGCCGCCGGGCGGTCTGACGTCCGCGCCAGCATTCCTGGATGTGAATGGGGACGGGTTAATTTCCGAGGCGGAGCGGCAGGCTTATACGGAATCGCGCGCGAATGCGAATGCGCAGGGGCAGGGCGGCAAGCTCTGGGACGGGAATGGCGACGGGACGGTGGATGAGTCCGAGCGTCAGGTGGCGGTGGCGGAGCTGAAGAAGCGGATGGATACGAAGGTGGCATCGCTCTTCGAAGAGCTGGCGGGTGACGACGGGCTGCTGACGCTGAAGGAATTTTCCACGCTGCCGCGGTTCGACCACAGGCCGCCCCAGGTCGCGGCGAATCTTTTCAGTCACCTGGACACCGATGGGGATGGCGTGGTGACGCTGGAGGAGTTTTTCAAGGAGACGGGGCGGGGAAAGCCGCCGGCGGGGGAGACGGGGCATCCCCGGTGA
- a CDS encoding alpha/beta hydrolase, translating to MKSLKPTRAVILSWTALALLASLAHAADITGTWHGEFDSPRGRQKIQFELKAEGNALTGKTLAFLDGAPREAPIQEGKIDGDSISFSQVFEFQGNKLGIAYTGHVAEDGITFTRTVGSRAPSEFKATRGPVPPSSTPAEPTIPSAPGQQNDIGPEDKPAYQPPPSNFNAPREGIAHGKLEVIDYPSKTVGTTRKVQIYTPPGYSAEKKYPVLYILHGIGGDETEWQRFAKVDAMMDNLIADKKAEPMIVVMPNGRAQKDDRASAGMEAAPAFAVFEHDLLDDLIPAIESRYSTRQDRESRALAGLSMGGGQTLNFGLGHLDTFAWIGAFSSAPNTKRPAELLPDPAAAKPKLKLLMITCGNKDGLFRISKGVHVYLKEHDVPHLWHVDDHGHDPAHWASALYHFSQLVFH from the coding sequence ATGAAGTCCCTCAAACCCACGCGGGCCGTCATCCTCTCTTGGACCGCCCTAGCCCTCCTCGCCTCCCTCGCCCACGCCGCCGACATCACCGGCACCTGGCACGGCGAGTTCGACAGCCCGCGCGGCCGGCAAAAAATCCAGTTCGAACTCAAAGCCGAAGGCAACGCCCTCACCGGCAAAACCCTCGCGTTCTTGGACGGAGCCCCTCGCGAAGCCCCCATCCAGGAAGGCAAGATCGACGGCGACTCCATCAGCTTCTCCCAGGTCTTCGAATTCCAGGGGAACAAGCTCGGCATCGCCTACACCGGTCACGTCGCCGAGGACGGCATCACCTTCACCCGCACCGTCGGCAGCCGCGCACCATCCGAATTCAAAGCCACGCGCGGACCCGTGCCGCCCTCATCCACCCCGGCCGAGCCAACTATCCCCTCAGCCCCCGGCCAACAGAACGACATCGGCCCCGAGGACAAACCCGCCTACCAGCCTCCGCCCTCCAATTTCAATGCCCCGCGCGAAGGCATCGCCCACGGCAAACTGGAAGTCATCGACTACCCCTCGAAGACCGTCGGCACCACCCGCAAGGTCCAGATCTACACCCCGCCCGGCTACTCCGCCGAGAAGAAGTATCCCGTCCTCTACATCCTCCACGGCATCGGAGGCGATGAAACGGAGTGGCAGCGCTTCGCCAAGGTCGACGCCATGATGGACAATCTCATCGCCGACAAGAAAGCCGAACCCATGATCGTCGTCATGCCAAACGGCCGCGCGCAAAAGGACGATCGCGCCAGCGCCGGCATGGAGGCAGCGCCCGCCTTCGCCGTCTTCGAGCACGATCTGTTAGACGATCTCATCCCCGCCATCGAGTCCCGCTACAGCACGCGGCAGGATCGCGAGAGCCGCGCCCTCGCCGGCCTCTCCATGGGCGGCGGCCAGACCCTGAACTTCGGCCTCGGCCACTTGGACACCTTCGCATGGATCGGCGCCTTCTCCTCCGCGCCCAATACCAAGCGCCCCGCCGAACTCCTCCCCGATCCCGCCGCCGCGAAACCCAAGCTCAAGCTCCTGATGATCACCTGCGGGAACAAGGACGGCCTCTTCCGCATCAGCAAGGGAGTCCACGTCTACCTAAAGGAACACGATGTCCCCCACCTCTGGCACGTCGACGATCACGGCCACGACCCCGCCCACTGGGCCAGCGCGCTCTATCACTTCTCCCAGCTCGTCTTCCATTGA
- a CDS encoding choice-of-anchor tandem repeat GloVer-containing protein → MMSKLSDLVGRCSVAAVFGLGGVAWGQGSPPPAESPEPVFEEIGSMRISFMPLDELVTRGDGAFYCAGTWNWNDWGFAIFRIVPGEEPVIIHQFSNKEDAQSAVEGYNASSGLVLGADGALYGSCMYGGANGYGTIYRISADGVFSVVHDRTAATPGMTHLVAMPDGSLCGVASDGGPEGGGTLYRLDPNGALTILCAFEDMPFPPPEVGEQSPYRSPEELALGADGKLYGRFYVGGVTSPGDLHRSYGGLFRYDGPGAFTVLKEFSFMFHPACDLVATDDGFVAAGQFFMHHLAFDGTFTENYVNLNPLGDDLKRPMNLADGIYGLVREWYTQDPLLYRHVPGEGTTVVHHFSEEYRNRFMNFMVANDGMMYGLATIPPEGGASAAVTAGADAKAAAKAKSKKPSAAEATRSFRMKFSDAPASYVPSAQPDAAWLPVKATDGKREVIVDVLKNDRDVDGDKLTLTGLGAWEGDGSAEIISTPKGQRIRVITPESDPKSRLLTYQVSDGRGTSATGSLAVQSQAAGTFRGQATGTGIAPAEVTVVLGKNHTLKATVVLDGVSYSGKGLLDVDDTADVSLRSKSRQGLNLHLEYSRGDSRKVKATVVKDTAVRTGDCVPVVK, encoded by the coding sequence ATGATGTCGAAGTTGAGTGATCTGGTGGGTCGGTGTTCGGTGGCGGCGGTTTTTGGTTTGGGTGGTGTGGCGTGGGGGCAGGGTTCGCCGCCGCCTGCAGAGTCGCCGGAGCCGGTGTTCGAGGAGATCGGGTCGATGCGGATTTCCTTCATGCCGCTCGATGAGCTGGTGACCCGTGGTGATGGGGCGTTCTATTGTGCGGGGACGTGGAATTGGAACGACTGGGGTTTTGCGATCTTCCGGATCGTGCCGGGGGAGGAGCCGGTGATCATTCATCAGTTCTCGAACAAGGAGGATGCTCAGTCGGCCGTGGAGGGATACAATGCGAGCTCGGGTCTGGTGCTGGGTGCGGATGGGGCGCTGTATGGGTCCTGCATGTATGGCGGGGCGAATGGTTACGGGACGATTTACAGGATTTCGGCGGATGGGGTTTTCAGCGTGGTGCATGACCGGACGGCGGCGACTCCTGGCATGACTCATCTGGTGGCGATGCCGGATGGCAGCCTGTGTGGCGTGGCATCCGATGGCGGGCCGGAGGGCGGGGGAACGCTCTACCGCCTGGATCCGAATGGGGCGCTGACGATCCTGTGTGCCTTCGAGGATATGCCCTTCCCGCCGCCTGAGGTGGGAGAGCAGAGTCCCTACAGGTCTCCGGAGGAGCTGGCTCTGGGTGCGGATGGGAAGCTCTACGGGCGCTTTTACGTGGGCGGTGTGACTTCCCCGGGAGACTTACACCGGAGCTATGGCGGGCTTTTCCGTTATGATGGTCCGGGTGCTTTCACGGTGCTGAAGGAGTTCTCGTTCATGTTCCACCCGGCGTGTGACCTGGTGGCGACGGATGATGGATTCGTGGCGGCGGGGCAATTCTTCATGCATCACCTGGCGTTCGATGGCACGTTCACGGAGAACTACGTGAATCTGAATCCGCTGGGTGATGACCTGAAGCGGCCGATGAACTTGGCCGATGGGATCTATGGCTTGGTGAGGGAATGGTATACGCAGGACCCGCTCCTGTATCGCCATGTGCCCGGCGAGGGGACGACGGTGGTCCATCACTTCAGTGAGGAGTATCGGAACCGCTTCATGAACTTCATGGTGGCGAATGACGGGATGATGTACGGGCTGGCGACAATCCCGCCGGAAGGTGGGGCATCGGCTGCGGTGACGGCTGGGGCGGATGCCAAGGCGGCGGCGAAGGCGAAGAGCAAGAAACCATCGGCAGCGGAGGCGACGCGGTCCTTTCGCATGAAATTCAGCGATGCTCCCGCGAGCTATGTGCCCTCGGCGCAGCCGGATGCGGCGTGGCTGCCGGTGAAGGCGACGGATGGGAAGCGCGAGGTGATCGTGGACGTGCTGAAGAACGATCGCGATGTGGATGGCGACAAGCTGACGCTGACCGGGCTGGGTGCCTGGGAGGGCGATGGCTCGGCGGAAATCATTTCAACGCCGAAGGGGCAGCGCATCCGCGTGATCACCCCGGAGAGTGATCCGAAGAGCCGGCTGCTGACGTATCAGGTCTCGGATGGCCGGGGCACCAGTGCGACCGGTAGTCTGGCGGTGCAATCGCAGGCGGCGGGGACTTTCCGCGGTCAGGCGACAGGCACGGGAATCGCGCCGGCGGAAGTGACGGTGGTGCTGGGCAAGAATCACACGCTGAAGGCGACCGTGGTGCTGGATGGCGTGAGCTATTCCGGCAAGGGGCTGCTGGATGTGGATGACACGGCGGATGTGAGCCTGCGCTCGAAGAGCCGCCAGGGGCTGAACCTGCATCTGGAATACTCGCGTGGCGATAGCCGGAAGGTGAAGGCGACGGTGGTGAAGGATACCGCGGTCCGGACGGGTGATTGTGTGCCGGTGGTGAAGTGA
- a CDS encoding TIGR02452 family protein: MSLKGKAQEVLAILEKGGFTNAAGEWVEIRKEIEEAVSGTCLYRPGDAGRLTAAAAGGEAGAAARPVIEVTAETTQIAAARLWREGVEQLVLLNFASARNPGGGFINGAKAQEEDLARCSALYACLHPQVEYYERNRSQDSMLYTDHILYSPRVPWFRTRSRDEPGEVFLASVITAPAPNAGQALLRGDTLEEIEEALVRRAGMVLGVARDQGHRELLLGAWGCGVFRNDPGMVAGAFKRWLDGPVFAGAFDRVVFAVYDPTEDQGIYRAFQEVLGR, from the coding sequence ATGTCACTGAAGGGTAAAGCACAAGAGGTCCTCGCCATCCTTGAGAAGGGTGGCTTCACGAATGCGGCGGGGGAGTGGGTGGAGATCCGCAAGGAGATTGAGGAGGCGGTTTCAGGGACGTGCTTGTACCGACCGGGGGATGCGGGTCGTCTAACAGCTGCTGCTGCCGGGGGGGAGGCGGGCGCTGCTGCGCGGCCGGTGATCGAGGTGACGGCGGAGACGACGCAGATCGCGGCGGCGAGGTTGTGGAGGGAGGGGGTTGAGCAATTGGTGCTGCTGAACTTCGCTTCGGCGCGGAATCCGGGTGGTGGATTTATCAATGGGGCGAAGGCGCAGGAGGAAGATCTGGCGAGGTGCTCGGCGCTGTATGCGTGCCTGCATCCGCAGGTGGAATACTACGAGAGGAATCGTAGCCAGGACTCGATGCTGTACACGGATCACATTCTCTACAGCCCGCGGGTGCCGTGGTTCAGGACGCGGAGCCGGGATGAACCGGGCGAGGTTTTCCTGGCGTCCGTGATCACGGCGCCGGCACCGAATGCGGGGCAGGCATTGCTGCGCGGAGATACGCTGGAGGAGATCGAGGAGGCGCTGGTGCGGCGCGCCGGGATGGTGCTGGGGGTGGCGCGGGATCAGGGGCACCGGGAGCTGCTGTTAGGCGCATGGGGGTGCGGGGTCTTTCGCAATGATCCGGGGATGGTGGCGGGGGCTTTCAAGAGGTGGCTGGATGGGCCGGTGTTTGCGGGGGCTTTCGATCGGGTGGTGTTCGCGGTGTATGATCCGACGGAGGATCAGGGGATTTACCGGGCGTTTC